A single genomic interval of Corylus avellana chromosome ca10, CavTom2PMs-1.0 harbors:
- the LOC132164194 gene encoding aspartic proteinase 36-like yields MAASVLAGILIAVALLPAALVLGGFSATLKLERAFPVGQRVELSQLRARDMARHGRMLQSSSNGVIDFPVEGTYDPFHVGLYYTIVQLGSPPRDFHVQIDTGSDVLWVSCSSCSGCPQSTGLQKIQLNFFDPGSSSTASLVSCSDRRCSTGLQSSDAICSVQNNQCAYTFQYGDGSGTSGYYVSDLLNFNTILGGSVTTNSSAPIVFGCSNTQTGDLTKSDRAVDGIFGFGQQQMSVISQLSSQGVAPNVFSHCLRGDDVGGGILVFGEIIEPGIVYTPLVPSQPHYNLNLQSISVNGQMLSIDPAVFATSSGKGTIVDSGTTLAYLAEEAYDPFVNAITNAVSQSVQPVISKGNQCYLVTTSVNDVFPQVSLNFAGGVSMNLRPQDYLLQQNSVGNSAVWCFGLQKIQGQGITILGDLVLKDKIFVYDLAGQRIGWASYDCSTSVNVSASTSGQKEFVNPGEVSESSSLRKELAISMIAFLMHISLLGSFLFL; encoded by the exons ATGGCGGCGAGTGTTCTGGCGGGGATTCTGATTGCGGTGGCGCTGTTGCCGGCTGCTTTGGTGCTGGGCGGTTTTTCAGCGACGCTGAAGCTGGAGAGAGCCTTTCCGGTGGGCCAACGAGTTGAATTGAGTCAGCTCAGGGCTCGGGACATGGCCAGGCATGGAAGAATGTTGCAGTCTTCTTCCAACGGTGTCATCGATTTCCCCGTCGAGGGTACCTACGATCCGTTCCACGTTGG GCTTTATTATACGATAGTCCAACTGGGTTCTCCTCCAAGAGACTTCCATGTGCAGATTGATACAGGAAGTGATGTTCTGTGGGTCAGTTGTAGCTCCTGCAGTGGTTGCCCCCAATCGACTGGGCTCCAAAAA ATTCAGCTCAATTTCTTTGATCCTGGGAGCTCATCAACAGCTTCATTGGTCTCTTGTTCAGACCGAAGATGCAGTACTGGACTTCAATCGTCAGATGCCATCTGTTCTGTTCAGAACAATCAGTGTGCATACACATTTCAATATGGAGATGGCAGTGGGACATCCGGCTATTATGTATCCGACTTATTGAATTTCAACACGATTCTTGGGGGCTCGGTGACCACGAATTCTTCGGCTCCCATTGTCTTTGG GTGTAGCAACACACAGACAGGAGACTTGACAAAGTCAGATAGAGCAGTTGATGGGATTTTCGGGTTTGGGCAACAGCAAATGTCTGTCATCTCACAACTTTCTTCACAGGGAGTAGCACCAAATGTATTCTCCCACTGCTTGAGAGGGGATGATGTCGGTGGAGGTATACTGGTATTCGGGGAAATCATAGAGCCTGGTATAGTTTACACTCCACTTGTCCCATCACA GCCTCATTATAATTTGAATCTGCAGAGCATTTCTGTCAACGGCCAAATGTTATCCATTGATCCAGCAGTGTTTGCAACATCAAGCGGCAAAGGAACCATAGTTGACTCCGGGACAACTTTGGCATACCTTGCAGAAGAAGCTTATGATCCTTTTGTCAATGCT ATAACGAATGCTGTTTCACAATCTGTGCAACCTGTTATTTCCAAGGGAAATCAGTGTTATTTAGTTACCACCAG TGTCAATGATGTATTTCCCCAAGTTAGCTTAAACTTCGCTGGTGGCGTATCAATGAATCTAAGACCTCAGGACTACCTCTTACAACAAAATTCAGTT GGTAACTCTGCAGTCTGGTGCTTTGGCTTACAGAAAATACAGGGTCAAGGGATAACAATTTTAGGAG ACCTTGTTCTAAAAgacaaaatatttgtttatgatTTGGCTGGTCAACGGATTGGATGGGCTAGCTATGACT GTTCGACGTCAGTAAATGTCTCTGCAAGTACAAGTGGTCAGAAGGAATTTGTCAATCCTGGGGAAGTAAGTGAAAGCAGCTCACTACGGAAGGAGCTAGCAATAAGCATGATTGCTTTCCTAATGCACATATCACTGCTTGGCAGCTTCTTGTTTTTGTAG
- the LOC132163514 gene encoding protein argonaute 5-like: MSRRGGGRQPDSRRDQPSPAGGRGRGGGGGRGRGGEGGGGRGRGGPSSYSAPPQAASFPEMPRPAPPRPAGPRQTAPPPVASPAGPPPAAPASSHSSAPSSSAPPPVSTSSTEDALNREISEKLTLQAPAPPTSSKAIDFPKRPGYGTIGKKTFVRANHFLVEVADKDLHHYDVSITPEITSKKVSRDIIKQLVTTYKSHLGMRNPAYDGRKSLYTAGPLPFISQEFVVKLDNDDRASSSGSTRTRRERQFKVAIKFASKPDIDHLRQFLSGRQLDSPQETIQVLDVVLRAAPSELYTVVGRSFFDPRLGEPGELGNGIDYWRGYYQSLRPTQMGLSLNIDVSARAFYEPIFVTDFVVKHFNFNLSRHLSDQDRLKIKKALRGIKVEVTNREFSKSYKVTGVTTQPTGQLTFTLEDNNAKISVAQYYREKYNIVLKNVNLPALQAGSDTKPIYLPMELCKIAAGQRYSKRLNERQVTNLLRATCQRPQDREASIKQMVRRNNFNGNLLVNTEFGIQVKEEHLLVEARVLPSPMLLYNNGGREQSEQPRMGQWNMINKRMINGGRVDFWTCVNFSTRVNRDFPFDFCDQLLNMCSSKGMAFNPNPLIPIRSAQSQQVEMALRDIHKQSRAKFTEIGQPGKQLQLLIIILPDFTGSYGKIKRVCETELGIVTQCCQPKQASKLSKQYLENVSLKINVKVGGRNTVLNDAIHRNIPLVTDRPTIIFGADVTHPQPGEDSSPSIAAVVASMDWPEVTKYRGLVSAQAHREEIIQDLYKSSQDSQRGLVHGGMIRELLIAFRRSTNQKPHRIIFYRDGVSEGQFSQVLLYEMDAIRKACRSLEEGYLPPVTFVVVQKRHHTRLFPADHRSRDQTDRSGNILPGTVVDTRICHPTGFDFYLNSHAGIQGTSRPTHYHVLYDENKFSADSLQTLTNNLCYTFARCTRSVSIVPPAYYAHLAAFRARYYIEGEASDSGSTSGTEGRVEYRPLPVIMDNVKDVMFYC; the protein is encoded by the exons ATGTCGCGTCGAGGTGGTGGTAGGCAACCTGATTCTCGCCGCGACCAGCCGTCTCCGGCGGGCGGGAGAGGCAGAGGCGGTGGTGGTGGAAGAGGTAGGGGTGGCGAAGGAGGCGGAGGAAGAGGCCGCGGTGGTCCTTCAAGCTACTCTGCGCCTCCTCAAGCCGCTTCTTTCCCGGAGATGCCTCGTCCGGCGCCTCCACGTCCGGCGGGTCCTCGTCAAACTGCACCTCCACCAGTCGCTTCTCCTGCTGGACCTCCTCCAGCAGCTCCAGCTTCATCGCATTCTTCTGCGCCGTCCAGCTCGGCTCCACCACCAGTTTCTACTTCCTCCACGGAGGATGCTCTGAACCGTGAAATCTCGGAGAAGCTGACATTGCAGGCTCCGGCGCCGCCGACGTCATCAAAGGCAATTGACTTTCCGAAGAGGCCCGGGTACGGGACAATCGGGAAGAAAACCTTTGTCCGAGCCAACCATTTTCTGGTGGAAGTCGCAGACAAGGATCTCCATCACTACGAT GTTTCCATCACACCTGAGATTACTTCAAAGAAAGTGAGCAGAGATATAATTAAACAGCTAGTGACGACGTACAAATCACATTTGGGTATGCGAAATCCTGCATATGATGGAAGGAAGAGCCTCTATACGGCAGGGCCATTGCCGTTTATATCGCAGGAGTTTGTTGTCAAGTTAGACAATGATGATCGTGCCTCCTCATCTGGTTCGACGAG AACCAGAAGGGAGCGTCAGTTCAAAGTGGCTATCAAGTTCGCTTCTAAGCCTGACATTGATCATCTTCGACAGTTTTTGAGCGGCAGGCAGCTGGATTCTCCACAAGAAACAATTCAAGTTCTTGACGTGGTTCTTAGAGCGGCACCATCAGAGCT TTACACCGTCGTGGGGAGGTCATTTTTCGATCCTAGGTTGGGCGAACCGGGTGAGCTGGGTAATGGTATTGATTACTGGAGAGGGTATTATCAGAGTCTTCGTCCAACCCAAATGGGGCTTTCACTTAATATTG ATGTGTCCGCTCGTGCTTTCTATGAACCCATTTTTGTGACCGATTTTGttgtaaaacattttaatttcaatttatcAAGGCATCTGTCTGATCAAGATCGGCTGAAG ATTAAAAAGGCACTGAGAGGAATCAAAGTAGAGGTTACTAATAGGGAGTTTTCCAAAAGTTACAAAGTCACTGGGGTAACAACCCAACCAACTGGCCAGTTAAC GTTTACTCTTGAAGACAATAATGCCAAAATATCAGTTGCTCAATATTATCGTGAGAAATATAATATTGTGCTTAAGAATGTGAATCTGCCTGCCCTCCAAGCTGGGAGTGATACGAAACCTATTTATTTGCCTATGGAG ctTTGTAAGATTGCTGCCGGACAGAGATACTCTAAGAGATTAAATGAAAGACAAGTAACTAATCTTTTAAGAGCAACTTGTCAACGGCCTCAAGATAGGGAAGCGAGTATCAAGCAg ATGGTTAGGCGAAACAATTTTAATGGCAATTTGCTTGTAAATACGGAGTTTGGAATCCAAGTAAAGGAGGAACATCTATTGGTTGAGGCTCGAGTTTTGCCATCtccaatg CTTTTATATAATAATGGAGGGAGAGAACAAAGTGAACAACCTAGAATGGGACAGTGGAACATGATAAACAAG AGAATGATCAATGGTGGTCGAGTGGATTTTTGGACTTGTGTGAACTTCTCTACGCGAGTGAATAGAgattttccatttgatttttgTGACCAATTGCTCAACATGTGCAGTAGCAAAGGAATG GCTTTCAACCCAAACCCTTTGATCCCCATACGATCAGCTCAGAGTCAACAAGTTGAGATGGCTCTCAGGGATATTCACAAGCAAAGTAGGGCGAAGTTTACAGAAATTGGACAGCCAGGAAAACAGCTTCAGCTGTTGATAATTATTCTGCCCGACTTCACTGGGTCGTATG GGAAAATTAAACGAGTCTGTGAAACAGAACTTGGTATTGTTACTCAATGTTGTCAACCCAAGCAAGCATCAAAGCTTAGTAAGCAGTATCTTGAAAATGTGTCCCTCAAAATCAATGTGAAG GTTGGGGGGCGTAACACTGTGTTAAATGATGCAATTCATAGAAATATTCCTCTGGTGACTGATCGCCCTACGATTATATTTGGTGCGGATGTGACGCATCCCCAGCCAGGAGAGGACTCTTCTCCATCAATAGCAGCG GTAGTGGCTTCAATGGATTGGCCTGAGGTCACCAAGTACAGAGGACTTGTCTCTGCACAGGCTCATCGTGAAGAAATTATTCAAGATCTCTATAAATCATCTCAGGATTCTCAAAGGGGCTTAGTTCATGGAGGAATGATTAG GGAACTACTTATTGCATTCAGAAGATCAACTAATCAGAAACCCCACAGGATTATATTTTATag AGATGGTGTCAGTGAAGGCCAATTCAGTCAAGTTCTGCTTTATGAGATGGATGCAATAAGAAAG GCCTGTCGCTCACTTGAGGAAGGATATCTACCGCCTGTTACTTTTGTGGTAGTGCAAAAAAGACATCATACACGGCTTTTTCCTGCAGATCATAGAAGTCGTGATCAGACTGACCGGAGTGGCAATATTCTTCCAG GTACTGTTGTCGATACCAGGATTTGCCATCCAACAGGGTTCGACTTTTACCTGAACAGCCATGCTGGAATTCAG GGAACTAGCCGACCAACACACTACCATGTGCTGTATGATGAGAACAAATTCAGTGCAGATTCATTGCAGACGTTAACAAACAATCTATGTTACAC GTTTGCAAGGTGCACACGATCTGTTTCCATAG TGCCACCTGCATATTATGCCCATTTGGCGGCATTCCGGGCAAGATACTACATTGAGGGTGAGGCATCGGACAGCGGCTCTACAAGCGGGACTGAGGGCAGAGTGGAGTACCGGCCCCTTCCTGTGATCATGGACAACGTGAAGGATGTGATGTTCTATTGCTGA